In the genome of Triticum urartu cultivar G1812 chromosome 5, Tu2.1, whole genome shotgun sequence, one region contains:
- the LOC125556643 gene encoding uncharacterized protein LOC125556643 isoform X1, which yields MLDNPGRPVWLTGHSAGASLALHVGTHMVLKKEIKLPTFAFNPPVAILGWLPIPKRVKKLIGPLIPSKRKQSLKLCSWTPVLYVHQRDFFFCRRIIGCLEQPTKLDKWVINLPSLTMCANSAIVQAGGEQCGQHSIKQWFSPNSEINMTCQNTQEDGKHIPEALSRFSLGYAIASNGLHAKYQGYEFPLLSSDVPQAL from the coding sequence ATGCTGGATAATCCAGGCCGCCCCGTTTGGCTCACCGGGCACTCTGCCGGCGCGTCCCTGGCGCTGCACGTCGGGACTCATATGGTGCTCAAGAAGGAGATCAAGCTCCCGACTTTCGCCTTCAACCCACCGGTGGCCATACTTGGCTGGCTTCCCATTCCCAAGCGCGTAAAGAAGCTCATTGGACCGCTGATCCCGTCCAAGCGCAAGCAATCGTTGAAGCTGTGCAGTTGGACTCCGGTGCTGTACGTGCACCAAAGAGACTTCTTCTTCTGCAGGAGGATCATTGGTTGCTTGGAGCAGCCGACCAAGTTGGACAAGTGGGTCATCAACCTGCCGTCCCTGACCATGTGCGCGAACTCTGCCATTGTCCAAGCCGGGGGAGAGCAGTGTGGACAACACAGCATTAAACAGTGGTTTAGTCCCAATAGTGAGATCAACATGACCTGTCAAAATACCCAAGAAGATGGGAAGCATATTCCTGAGGCTCTCAGCCGGTTCAGCCTGGGCTATGCTATTGCTAGCAACGGCTTACATGCTAAATATCAGGGCTATGAATTTCCTCTCCTCAGCTCAGATGTACCACAAGCACTCTAA
- the LOC125556643 gene encoding uncharacterized protein LOC125556643 isoform X2, giving the protein MPRLLLLLFLCVSVLAAAPAQAYQDKCDIKAAVGNDSDAGKNEAPGIDHLFYVMDIDIELEQATGLELGLSQGDAIEMDQPIPGTSAAFQSPDLINCRAINWTIEEYRRDCLARIVSHVYSREKKATPLSPDTGFRLHGEPLEDGDDVYAAIFEYVGQGRKDKSAPHLIVAFRGTDTGLL; this is encoded by the exons ATGCCGCGGCTCCTCCTGCTTCTCTTCCTTTGCGTCTCGGTGTTGGCCGCTGCACCTGCACAGGCCTATCAAGACAAGTGCGACATCAAAGCCGCCGTCGGCAACGATTCAGACGCCGGCAAAAATGAG GCGCCCGGGATCGACCATCTGTTCTATGTTATGGACATCGACATCGAGCTCGAGCAGGCCACCGGCTTGGAATTGGGTTTGTCTCAGGGTGATGCTATCGAAATGGACCAACCTATTCCTGGTACCAGCGCCGCCTTCCAATCACCGGATTTGATCAACTGCCGGGCGATCAACTG GACGATTGAGGAGTATCGCCGTGACTGCCTGGCCCGCATTGTCAGTCATGTTTACTCAAGGGAGAAGAAAGCTACCCCCCTAAGTCCCGACACAGGCTTCCGCCTCCACGGGGAGCCGCTCGAGGACGGCGACGACGTCTATGCTGCCATCTTCGAGTACGTGGGCCAAGGCCGTAAGGACAAGTCCGCTCCACACTTGATCGTCGCCTTCCGGGGCACCGACACAGGCTTACTGTAG